The sequence TGGGAAGTTACGATATTGATATCTTTGCAGATGGTACTACAACTAATGCGCTGATTGATGCAGATGGTGTCGCTGTATTTGCGGGTATGGATTACAGCATCTATGCGGTAGGGACAGTGAGTCCACTGAATCTGGAAGCTTTGGTTGTTCCAGAAAACCGTCGCCCGGTTGCGACCAGTGCAGTATTGAATATTACGCACGCGGCGGCTAATCCAATTGCGGCTTCGGTTGATATTTACTTGACCGAGAATACGGGTATTGCTGGCAGCACTCCTGCGCTGAGTGATGTGAAATTTAAAGATTATGTGAATGGTATTTATGTTGCAGCTGGAACCTATTATGTAACGATTACCGTTGCAGGTGACCCATCAACAATAGCGGTTAATTCAGCACAGGCGATATTAGCTGATGGCGTGGTATATCAAGTTGTGGCGATCGACGATTCGGCTGGCACAGGCTTCAACCTTATTGTGAGTGATGCAACAGACTAGCGTTTACTAAATCATTAGTGACAAAGTAAAAGAGGGTAGCGTGATGCTACCCTCTTTCTATTCTGTCTTCTTTTTCTCTTATTCGTGGTTGGTTTTCGCTTTTTCTAGTAAATCTGTGAAAAAGTGGCGCAACGAATAGAGCATGATCAAACTTGGAATCACCATAAGTGCAGTAAGTATAAAGAAGGTTGACCAGTCATTGAGGTAATCAACCAACTCACCACTGAAGGAAGCCAGTGTGGTGCGACCGAAGTTACCTAAGGATGCGAGTAAGGCGTATTGTGTTGCTGAAAACGCTTGGCCTGTTAATAACGTTAGGAAAGAGACAAACGCAACGGTAGAAAAGGCAGTTGTGAAGTTGTCGACAATGATGGTTGCCAAGAACAAGGTTTCACTCGGGCCAGTCTGAGCGATCCACGCAAACATTAGATTACTTGCTGCCATTGCCACACCGCCGATCATCAGCCCGCGTACAATACCGAATTTCACATTGAAGACACTGCCTACCAAAGTGAAGAATATGGTAGCTCCCCAGCCAATTAACTTGGAGTAGTGACCGATCTGTTCGTTACTGAAACCTATCTCTTTATAGAAGGTGATCGACATGCGACCTAAGAAGGCTTCACCTATCTTAAATAGGAACACAAACAGCAATAGAGTAATAGCAACTTGAACGCCGTTTCTTTTGAAGAAATCATAAAACGGTTCAATTACCGTTACACTTAACCAAGCGAGAAGCTTTGAGCCGACCACTTTATTGTGGCGCTGCTGTGCTTGCTCTTGTAGGACTTCGCGTTGTGTATTTGGCTCTCCGACAAAAAGAGTAAACAGCATTAATACGACAACGACACCTGCCATCCCGTAATACACGCCATTCCAACCGATTGAATCTGCATTAATAAAGGCAAGGTAGCCTGGTAGAGAATATCCTGTCCACCAACCAATTACGGCCATTGCAGAAGCTTGCGGCAGTTTTGATGCTTCGGATTTTGGGAAGGTATCAATACGAAATGCATCAATCGCGATGTCTTGCGTGGCTGAGGCTATGGCAATAGCGAGCGCCAACATTGAGGTAAACGCTAAATTCTCTGCGGGATTGACGCCTGCGATGAATAAGGTGCCGATCAAAACAATGGTTTGGCAGAAAAAGATCCAACTGCGGCGCTGGCCGAGTATTGCGTGAAGCACCGGTAGCTTTACACGGTCTACCAATGGTGCCCATAAAAAGTTAATCGCATAGACGGCAAACACACTACCAAAGTAGCCAATGGCCGCTCGTGTTAAACCTGCATCTTTTAGCCAACCAGACATGTTGGATCCAATAAGAACCCATGGGAAGCCGCTCGAACAACCGAGCATAAACACCCAAAGTAAGCGTTTATCAAGGTAGCTGCGGAAAGTCTGCATCCAAGAAAGAGAGGGAGTGCCTGATGACATAGGGCGTCCTTGTATAGAAAAACGCCCTTAAGAAATAAGGGCGTTACATTGGATTACTTAAGAAGGGTCACTTTAGTGATGACGATTGGGTCGACTGGGATGTCTGACATGCGGCCCATTCGCTTGGTTGGAATCGTTGCCATCTCTTGAACAACATCAAAACCTTCAGTTACTTTGCCGAATACTGCGTAACCTGGGTTACCGCCTTTTGCGTTCAAGAAATCATTATCAGAGAAGTTAATGAAGAATTGGCGAGTTGCAGAATCTGGCGCATTAGTACGAGCCATAGCGATTGTTGCTGTATCGTTCTTCAAGCCATTGCTGCCTTCATTCTTGATAGGAGCATAAGTCGCTTGTTGATTCATGTCTTGATCGAAACCGCCACCTTGTGCCATGAAACCAGGAATAACACGGTGGAAGATAGTACCTTCGTAGCTGCCGTCAGCAACGTACTTTAGAAAGTTCTCAGCACTCACTGGTGCTTGCTCTTGGTTAAGCTCGATAGTGAAGTTGCCTAATGTTGTTTCTACGTTCACTTTAGGACCAGCCCAAACGCTCACGCTCACCAGCATTAGTGCAATAGAAGATAAAATGCGACCCATTAGAAACGTTCCTTCATGTAAGTTTGTAGCTCTTGGTCGTTGGCAATCTCTTTCAATACCAAGTTGATTACATCGTTAAGCACCATCGCGATATCATCATTTGAAGCGCTTAATGCACCTGTGCGAGTTGCAGTACCATTGAATGTTTTAACTAGCTTACCTTCCGGTGTCTCAGCCGTTACTTCAAGCGTTACTTTACCGTCCATTTGGTTTTCCATAATGGTGTGTTCTACGGTAACAAGTGCTTCTTGAATCTCTAAAACAATTGAGTTTTCGCTGTTTACGCTTGCACGGTAACCTTGAGACTCTAACTGTTGTGCTACAGCGTTCTCTAGAGAAATACGCATGTTCTGCTTAGCGTGAATTGGCTGAATATTTGAACGGCCACTATCAACCAGTGCAACGTATTGAGCGGCACGAACATCTTTACTTGTTAGTGTGTATGTTTTGCCTTGTACTAGGTTGCTTGAGCTTAGTGAAGCTTCTGGCATTACATTGATCTGTTCTTGCTGAGGGGCTGAACATGCTGTCAAAGCCATAATAGAAGCAGCCAAAATCAGTTTTTTCATTCCTTTATCCTTTCTAAATTCACACCAGAAGCTCGGTATCTTAAATTCTTGTGAAGTCGTTTCTGCTTATTTATTAAAATTCGCAGGTTCTCTTGTTGCTTGTAATATCTCAAATTTTTGGTTTAGTTCAAGCGTTTCAACGTTAGCTTCACCAAATAGTCTTGCTAGTTTGACATCGTATCCGAGGTGTCGGTTGCCAATAACAATTAATTTGCCTCCATTGCTTAGAACATGCTTTGCATCACAGAACATTTGCCATGCAATGTGATCAGTAATCGCTTGTTGCTGATGGAACGGAGGATTACACATTACTAAGTAAGTGCTGTTTTTCTTAAAACCATCTAAACAGTTGTTGGCGATGAACTGGAAGTTACCTTCTTCACCAAGGTTATCCTTGACGTTTTGGCGTGCTGATTCCACCGCCATGAAGCTCTCATCAACACAAGTGATACGAGCCTGAGGGTTCAACTGTCCTGCTTTAACACTCAATACACCGTTACCACAGCCTAGGTCGATGATATGACGTAGCTCTGGAT is a genomic window of Vibrio sp. ED004 containing:
- a CDS encoding YajG family lipoprotein, which encodes MKKLILAASIMALTACSAPQQEQINVMPEASLSSSNLVQGKTYTLTSKDVRAAQYVALVDSGRSNIQPIHAKQNMRISLENAVAQQLESQGYRASVNSENSIVLEIQEALVTVEHTIMENQMDGKVTLEVTAETPEGKLVKTFNGTATRTGALSASNDDIAMVLNDVINLVLKEIANDQELQTYMKERF
- a CDS encoding MFS transporter, producing the protein MSSGTPSLSWMQTFRSYLDKRLLWVFMLGCSSGFPWVLIGSNMSGWLKDAGLTRAAIGYFGSVFAVYAINFLWAPLVDRVKLPVLHAILGQRRSWIFFCQTIVLIGTLFIAGVNPAENLAFTSMLALAIAIASATQDIAIDAFRIDTFPKSEASKLPQASAMAVIGWWTGYSLPGYLAFINADSIGWNGVYYGMAGVVVVLMLFTLFVGEPNTQREVLQEQAQQRHNKVVGSKLLAWLSVTVIEPFYDFFKRNGVQVAITLLLFVFLFKIGEAFLGRMSITFYKEIGFSNEQIGHYSKLIGWGATIFFTLVGSVFNVKFGIVRGLMIGGVAMAASNLMFAWIAQTGPSETLFLATIIVDNFTTAFSTVAFVSFLTLLTGQAFSATQYALLASLGNFGRTTLASFSGELVDYLNDWSTFFILTALMVIPSLIMLYSLRHFFTDLLEKAKTNHE
- a CDS encoding peptidylprolyl isomerase, translating into MGRILSSIALMLVSVSVWAGPKVNVETTLGNFTIELNQEQAPVSAENFLKYVADGSYEGTIFHRVIPGFMAQGGGFDQDMNQQATYAPIKNEGSNGLKNDTATIAMARTNAPDSATRQFFINFSDNDFLNAKGGNPGYAVFGKVTEGFDVVQEMATIPTKRMGRMSDIPVDPIVITKVTLLK